A window of Silurus meridionalis isolate SWU-2019-XX chromosome 28, ASM1480568v1, whole genome shotgun sequence contains these coding sequences:
- the gpr75 gene encoding probable G-protein coupled receptor 75 — protein MMNSTAWPLDLGDFSRSQGFNSTLGQTLVSGWALIHTATLSSCSLLLILIFCLGSYGNLVVFLSFFDPAVRKFRTNFDFMILNLSFCDLFICSITAPMFALILFLDVGEGGGGVSKGFCFAFHLTSSGFIIMSLETVAVIALHRLRMVLGQQPNHAASFPCTLSLTALLWTSSFTLAALVTLRAYPSSTGPCLPHFGLTGNQAKVVVYVYLADFAFCVGVVSMSYLMIAQALRKNALVRKCSVIMVGATHPPAAPPAFIAAGFEGIQCAVQVPSLYRNQTYNKLQHVQTHPFTKGSSRARTATHATCCQLVSNLSTAKDSKAVVMCVVIVISVLLCCLPMGVALAQDVLSAENSFVHYQFELCGFALIFLKSGINPFVYSRNSAGLRRRVLCFLQWLAFSSFCCKHKTRLHAMGKGTLEVNRNKSSHHETNSAYMLSPKPQRRLVDQACGPSHSRDSLPSMRAVSECKSHPPSTSTPINTRIEPYYSIYNSSPSAGPSSPNSLNPVNSQTTGFAKSFVAMHYHIHQEALQDFDSASAHQIPTPSV, from the coding sequence ATGATGAACAGCACAGCTTGGCCTTTAGACCTGGGGGATTTCTCTAGGAGCCAGGGATTCAATAGTACTCTAGGACAGACTCTTGTGAGCGGCTGGGCCTTAATCCATACAGCCACCCTATCCTCCTGCTCTCTCCTCCTCATTCTTATCTTCTGCCTGGGCTCTTATGGCAACTTGGTGGTGTTCCTCTCATTCTTTGACCCAGCAGTCCGAAAATTCCGTACCAACTTCGACTTCATGATTCTGAACCTGTCCTTCTGTGACCTGTTCATCTGCTCCATCACCGCGCCCATGTTTGCGCTCATCCTTTTCCTGGATGTCGGGGAAGGCGGAGGTGGGGTGTCAAAGGGCTTCTGCTTCGCTTTTCATCTCACCAGCTCAGGTTTCATCATCATGTCTTTGGAAACGGTGGCAGTCATTGCCCTGCATCGGTTGCGCATGGTATTAGGCCAGCAGCCAAACCATGCTGCGTCCTTCCCATGCACTTTGTCTCTCACGGCACTGCTGTGGACTTCTAGCTTCACCCTGGCAGCCTTGGTCACCTTAAGAGCCTATCCCAGCAGCACTGGTCCCTGCCTGCCTCACTTCGGTCTCACTGGGAATCAAGCGAAGGTGGTGGTGTATGTGTACCTCGCCGATTTCGCTTTTTGTGTAGGTGTAGTGTCCATGTCATATCTTATGATTGCACAGGCACTGCGAAAGAATGCCCTTGTGCGGAAGTGTTCTGTTATTATGGTAGGTGCCACGCATCCTCCAGCTGCTCCTCCAGCCTTCATTGCTGCCGGTTTCGAGGGCATCCAGTGTGCCGTCCAGGTGCCCTCGCTGTACCGTAACCAGACCTATAATAAGCTGCAACATGTTCAAACACACCCATTTACAAAGGGTAGCAGTCGGGCCAGGACTGCCACACATGCTACCTGCTGTCAGTTGGTTTCCAACCTGTCCACAGCCAAGGACTCCAAGgctgtagtgatgtgtgtggtCATAGTCATATCTGTGCTTTTATGCTGTCTGCCCATGGGTGTGGCTTTGGCGCAGGATGTTTTGTCGGCCGAGAACAGCTTCGTTCACTACCAGTTTGAGCTGTGTGGATTTGCTCTAATATTTCTCAAGTCAGGCATAAACCCGTTTGTTTACTCTAGAAACAGTGCCGGCTTGCGACGACGTGTCCTCTGCTTCCTCCAGTGGCTGGCATTCAGCTCCTTTTGCTGCAAGCACAAGACCCGTTTGCACGCCATGGGCAAGGGAACTCTTGAGGTAAACCGCAACAAGTCCTCACACCATGAAACCAACTCAGCATACATGCTCTCGCCAAAGCCACAGAGAAGACTCGTAGACCAGGCGTGTGGGCCTAGCCACTCGAGGGACAGCTTGCCCAGTATGCGCGCTGTCTCTGAATGCAAATCCCATCCTCCTAGCACCTCCACACCAATCAACACTCGCATCGAGCCCTACTATAGCATCTACAACAGCAGTCCATCAGCCGGACCCAGTTCCCCGAACAGTCTAAACCCAGTGAACTCTCAGACCACTGGCTTTGCTAAGAGCTTCGTGGCTATGCATTACCACATCCACCAGGAGGCACTGCAGGACTTTGACAGTGCCTCGGCCCATCAGATCCCCACACCCTCAGTGTAA